From a single Nicotiana tabacum cultivar K326 chromosome 8, ASM71507v2, whole genome shotgun sequence genomic region:
- the LOC107829256 gene encoding protein TIC 20-v, chloroplastic-like, whose translation MAITHLLSTNITPSLFTTQLKHSLFRQRALLICPKRPTIRAQSKNNDAADGPDRLISAITYFYPFFDGIQYGKYVITQFAPIQTLIQPLVPAIRVFKSFPLNGLLIFFTLYFVVVRNNNFSRYVRFNTMQAIVLDVLLIFPDLLERSFNPKDGLGLDLMMSFDSTVFLFLLVSLVYGSSCCLLGQLPRLPIVAEAADRQVL comes from the coding sequence ATGGCCATCACCCATCTTTTATCCACCAATATTACACCCTCTCTCTTTACTACCCAGCTCAAACACTCACTATTTCGTCAAAGAGCACTACTCATATGCCCAAAAAGGCCTACAATTCGAGCTCAATCTAAGAACAACGATGCTGCAGATGGCCCAGATCGTTTAATCTCCGCCATCACTTACTTCTACCCTTTCTTTGACGGTATTCAGTATGGGAAATATGTCATCACACAGTTTGCTCCAATCCAAACCCTTATTCAACCTTTAGTCCCAGCTATAAGGGTTTTCAAGAGCTTCCCACTTAATGGGTTGCTAATTTTCTTTACCCTTTActttgttgttgtaagaaataaCAATTTCAGTAGGTATGTGAGGTTCAATACCATGCAGGCTATTGTTCTTGATGTGCTTCTCATATTTCCTGATCTTTTGGAGAGGAGTTTTAATCCAAAAGATGGGTTGGGGTTGGATTTGATGATGAGCTTTGATAGCACTGTATTTTTGTTCCTTTTGGTGTCTTTAGTTTATGGTTCTTCTTGTTGCTTGTTGGGGCAGCTTCCTAGGTTGCCTATTGTTGCTGAAGCTGCTGATAGGCAAGTTCTATGA
- the LOC107829257 gene encoding fasciclin-like arabinogalactan protein 1, giving the protein MQLQMASTIATVVIFLAVLFPYCSCETQNTQISKIKPSAAKSESPAPVAAVPQVSFTSVMSAHGCKIFADILLASPAEKTYEDNVQGGLTIFCPTDDAMKDFAPKFKNLTAVGKQSVLEYHGVPVYQSLSSLRTSNGLMNTLATDGANNYDFVVQNDGQDVTLRTKIDTAKITGTVLDKEPLAIFSIDKVLEPKELFKGAPTPAPAPAPIAESPKPAGKKHKSPPAPASPADSPADGPTGDVADSKADKNGAFRYNAGALVVPVLCIWFGHLLL; this is encoded by the coding sequence ATGCAGCTTCAGATGGCATCCACTATAGCCACTGTAGTTATTTTTCTAGCCGTCCTTTTCCCGTATTGTTCATGTGAGACCCAAAACACTCAGATCAGTAAAATCAAACCTTCTGCTGCTAAATCTGAATCTCCAGCTCCAGTGGCAGCAGTACCCCAAGTGAGTTTCACCTCTGTAATGTCAGCTCACGGATGCAAAATCTTCGCCGACATTTTACTTGCTTCACCTGCGGAAAAGACATACGAGGATAATGTCCAAGGTGGTCTAACCATTTTTTGTCCAACTGACGATGCAATGAAAGACTTTGCTCCTAAGTTCAAGAACCTAACTGCTGTCGGGAAACAGTCCGTTCTTGAATATCATGGTGTTCCAGTTTATCAATCGTTGTCGAGTTTGAGAACAAGTAACGGTTTAATGAACACGTTAGCTACTGACGGTGCTAATAATTACGATTTTGTTGTCCAAAATGACGGCCAAGATGTTACATTGAGGACCAAAATCGACACGGCGAAAATTACAGGAACTGTACTTGATAAAGAGCCGTTGGCGATTTTTTCGATTGATAAGGTTTTGGAACCTAAAGAATTGTTCAAGGGTGCTCCGACTCCTGCTCCAGCACCAGCTCCGATAGCTGAGTCCCCCAAGCCGGCGGGAAAGAAACATAAATCCCCGCCGGCGCCTGCTTCTCCGGCGGATTCCCCGGCGGATGGTCCCACCGGCGATGTCGCGGATTCGAAGGCAGATAAGAACGGCGCGTTTAGATATAATGCTGGTGCACTGGTCGTCCCTGTTTTGTGTATTTGGTTTGGCCATTTGTTGCTgtaa